In the Pseudomonas orientalis genome, one interval contains:
- a CDS encoding TonB-dependent receptor, producing the protein MPLCSRLAVPFRPTLLALCCAVSVAAQADTSNTLQLDATRIDAQAPAPDALPAVYAGGQVARGGQLGVLGNQDLMDVPFSMSSYTEQLIRDQQAETIGDVLLNDASVRQASGFANQAQTFMIRGLPLNGDDISYNGLYGILPRQIMSTDALERVEVFKGPNAFINGVTPGGSGNGGGVNLQPKRAGDLPLRRFSTDISSDGRVGEHLDIGQRFGEDDRFGARVNLSQREGDTGIDDENQRSKLFAVGLDYRGDALRLSGDFVYQKQRINGGRNSVFLGNATHVPDAPSADTNYAPRWSSTNLEDTLGMLRAEYDLNENWTAYAAGGAKHSREMGRYSSITLIDNLGNATSSRSTIAHEEDNASLMAGLNGKFQTGPVSHRLNFGLAGIWTQARNAYVFNGSPGATNLYNPVTGAPPTLNTPRNTPGTDFSDPTITAKTFVRSAAVSDTLGFFDDRLLVTLGARRQQMVVQGYNYMTGTRTANYDESITTPVYGIVFKPWEHVSLYANRIEGLAQGPTSPLKSGDRTIIGGGQAYAPARSKQIEAGVKLDMGTYGATLGVYRIEQPGAGYAQVIDTTTARYVREGQQINKGVELNVFGEPVSGLRLLGGVTLMKTELKGTLNSANDGNRAIGVPSFQLNAGVDWDVPGLQGVTLNGRMLRTGGQYADAANNLSLPAWNRFDVGARYTFALAQREVTLGATVENVANEKYWESAQGGFLSQGDPRVAKLSATIDF; encoded by the coding sequence ATGCCCCTGTGTAGCCGCCTCGCTGTGCCCTTTCGCCCCACCCTGCTCGCCCTTTGCTGCGCCGTGAGCGTCGCTGCGCAGGCCGATACGAGCAACACGTTGCAACTGGATGCCACTCGCATCGATGCCCAGGCTCCAGCGCCCGACGCGTTGCCTGCGGTGTACGCCGGTGGGCAGGTTGCCCGTGGCGGTCAACTGGGTGTACTGGGCAATCAGGACCTCATGGACGTGCCGTTCAGCATGTCCTCCTACACCGAGCAATTGATTCGCGACCAGCAGGCGGAAACGATCGGCGATGTGCTGCTCAATGACGCGTCCGTGCGCCAGGCGTCAGGGTTTGCGAACCAGGCCCAGACCTTCATGATTCGTGGTTTGCCGCTCAATGGCGACGATATTTCCTATAACGGTCTGTACGGCATCCTGCCACGCCAGATCATGTCCACTGACGCGCTGGAACGTGTGGAAGTATTCAAGGGCCCTAACGCGTTCATCAATGGCGTCACGCCGGGCGGCTCGGGCAACGGCGGCGGTGTCAACCTGCAACCCAAGCGCGCCGGTGACCTGCCCCTGCGCCGTTTCAGCACGGACATCAGCAGCGACGGCCGGGTTGGCGAGCATTTGGATATCGGGCAGCGCTTTGGTGAAGACGATCGTTTTGGCGCACGGGTCAATCTGTCCCAGCGCGAAGGCGACACCGGCATTGACGACGAAAACCAGCGCTCGAAGCTGTTCGCGGTCGGCCTCGATTACCGTGGTGATGCGTTGCGCCTGTCAGGTGATTTTGTGTATCAGAAGCAGCGCATCAATGGCGGACGCAACTCGGTGTTCCTGGGTAACGCGACCCATGTCCCGGACGCGCCTTCGGCGGATACCAACTATGCGCCCCGCTGGAGCAGCACCAATCTGGAAGACACCCTGGGCATGCTGCGTGCCGAATATGACCTGAATGAAAACTGGACGGCCTACGCGGCAGGCGGTGCCAAGCACAGCCGGGAAATGGGCCGATATTCTTCGATTACTCTGATCGATAACCTCGGCAATGCCACCTCAAGCCGTTCGACCATTGCACACGAAGAAGACAACGCCAGCTTAATGGCCGGCTTGAACGGCAAGTTCCAGACCGGCCCCGTCAGCCATCGACTCAACTTCGGCCTGGCCGGCATCTGGACCCAGGCGCGCAACGCCTATGTGTTCAACGGTTCACCCGGTGCGACCAACCTCTACAACCCTGTGACCGGCGCCCCACCCACGCTCAACACGCCGCGCAACACTCCTGGCACCGACTTCAGCGACCCGACCATTACCGCCAAGACGTTCGTGCGCAGCGCTGCGGTATCCGACACGCTCGGCTTCTTCGATGACCGTCTGTTGGTGACATTGGGCGCACGTCGCCAGCAAATGGTGGTGCAGGGCTACAACTACATGACGGGTACGCGCACGGCCAACTACGACGAATCGATCACCACGCCGGTCTACGGCATTGTGTTCAAGCCGTGGGAGCACGTGTCGCTGTACGCCAACCGTATCGAAGGCCTGGCCCAGGGCCCCACCTCGCCGCTCAAATCCGGCGACCGGACGATCATCGGTGGCGGGCAAGCCTATGCACCGGCTCGCTCCAAGCAGATCGAAGCGGGCGTCAAGCTCGACATGGGCACCTATGGCGCCACCCTTGGGGTGTACCGTATCGAGCAGCCAGGAGCGGGTTATGCCCAAGTCATCGATACAACCACGGCCCGCTATGTGCGCGAAGGTCAGCAGATCAACAAGGGCGTCGAACTGAACGTCTTCGGCGAACCGGTAAGTGGCCTGCGTCTGCTTGGGGGTGTGACACTGATGAAGACCGAACTCAAGGGTACCCTCAATAGCGCCAACGACGGCAACCGCGCCATCGGTGTCCCTTCGTTTCAGCTCAACGCCGGGGTGGATTGGGACGTGCCCGGCCTGCAGGGCGTAACCCTCAATGGGCGCATGCTGCGCACGGGAGGCCAGTATGCCGACGCAGCGAACAACCTGAGCCTGCCGGCCTGGAACCGTTTCGATGTGGGGGCGCGCTACACCTTCGCGCTGGCCCAGCGTGAAGTGACGCTCGGCGCTACGGTGGAAAACGTTGCCAACGAAAAGTACTGGGAATCGGCCCAGGGCGGTTTCCTGAGCCAGGGCGACCCGCGGGTGGCCAAGTTGTCGGCGACGATTGATTTCTAA
- a CDS encoding DNA polymerase II produces MDLQQGFVLTRHWRDTPAGTQVSFWLATDQGPRCIRLPVQTSVMFIPELHRKPLGWLLKDERDIELRALQLCDFHHRPVLGLYARQHRQLMDIEKRLRSAGVDVYEGDVRPPERYMMERFITAPVWFGGTADASGTLLDAQMKPAPDYRPPLKLVSLDIETTAQGDLYSIALEGCGERQVYMLGPPNKRDAVDFKLEYCDTRAQLLERLNHWLATHDPDAIIGWNVVQFDLRVLHEHAQRLNVPLLLGRGGEAMTWREHGSRNHYFAAAAGRLIIDGIEALRSATWSFESFSLENVAQTLLGEGKDISTPYQRMDEINRMFAEDKPALARYNLKDCELVTRIFEKTDLLKFLLERASVTGLPADRNGGSVAAFTHLYMPLMHRQGFVAPNLGDQPPQASPGGFVMDSRPGLYESVLVLDYKSLYPSIIRSFLIDPVGLIEGLKHPDDSDSVEGFRGARFSRTRHCLPSIVTRVSEGREVAKREHNAPLSQALKIIMNAFYGVLGSSGCRFFDTRLASSITMRGHQIMRQTRELVEAQGYEVIYGDTDSTFVWLGSAHSNEDASRIGQALVQQVNDWWRSHLRTEYGLQSALELQYETHFSRFLMPTIRGAEEGSKKRYAGLVVRGDGSEEMVYKGLETVRSDWSPLARQFQQELYRRIFHRQPHQDYVRDYVRRTLSGEFDDLLIYRKRLRRALHDYERNVPPHVRAARLADEYNDRLGRPRQYQRGGWISYVISVNGPEPLEVRQAPIDYDHYVTRQLQPVADAILPFVNDDFGTLVGGQMGLF; encoded by the coding sequence GTGGATTTACAGCAGGGTTTTGTCCTGACCCGGCATTGGCGCGACACTCCGGCGGGGACGCAGGTCAGTTTCTGGCTGGCGACCGACCAGGGGCCTCGGTGCATTCGCCTACCCGTGCAAACCTCAGTGATGTTTATCCCTGAGCTTCATCGCAAGCCGCTGGGCTGGCTGCTCAAGGACGAGCGCGATATCGAGTTGCGCGCCTTGCAGTTGTGCGATTTCCATCACCGACCGGTCCTGGGCCTATACGCCCGGCAGCACCGGCAGCTGATGGACATCGAAAAACGTCTGCGCAGCGCCGGGGTCGATGTCTATGAAGGCGACGTGCGGCCGCCCGAGCGCTACATGATGGAGCGCTTTATCACCGCGCCAGTGTGGTTCGGCGGCACTGCGGATGCGAGCGGCACCCTGCTCGACGCGCAGATGAAGCCCGCCCCCGACTACCGACCGCCATTGAAGCTGGTGTCCCTGGACATCGAAACCACCGCCCAGGGCGATCTCTATTCCATCGCCCTCGAAGGCTGCGGCGAGCGCCAGGTGTACATGCTCGGCCCCCCCAACAAGCGCGACGCGGTGGATTTCAAGCTTGAGTATTGCGACACCCGCGCCCAGTTGCTCGAGCGCCTCAACCACTGGCTGGCCACCCACGATCCGGATGCGATTATCGGCTGGAACGTGGTGCAATTCGACCTGCGCGTACTGCACGAACATGCTCAGCGCCTGAACGTGCCACTCCTGCTCGGGCGCGGCGGCGAAGCCATGACCTGGCGCGAACATGGCAGCCGCAATCACTACTTCGCGGCGGCGGCGGGACGCTTGATCATCGACGGCATCGAAGCCCTGCGCTCGGCCACCTGGAGCTTCGAGTCGTTCAGCCTGGAGAACGTCGCGCAAACCCTGCTGGGCGAAGGCAAGGACATCTCCACGCCTTACCAGCGCATGGATGAAATCAACCGCATGTTCGCCGAGGACAAGCCTGCCCTGGCGCGCTACAACCTCAAGGACTGCGAGTTGGTCACGCGGATTTTCGAGAAGACTGACCTGCTCAAGTTCCTGCTCGAACGCGCCAGCGTCACCGGCCTGCCTGCCGACCGCAATGGCGGCTCCGTCGCGGCGTTTACCCATCTCTACATGCCGTTGATGCACCGCCAGGGCTTCGTCGCGCCGAACCTGGGCGACCAGCCGCCCCAGGCCAGCCCCGGCGGCTTTGTCATGGATTCACGTCCGGGCCTCTATGAGTCGGTGCTGGTGCTGGACTACAAAAGCCTCTACCCGTCCATCATTCGCAGTTTTCTGATCGACCCGGTGGGCTTGATCGAAGGCCTCAAGCATCCCGACGACAGCGACTCGGTGGAAGGCTTTCGCGGCGCGCGGTTCTCCCGCACCCGACATTGCCTGCCGTCCATTGTCACGCGGGTTTCCGAGGGGCGCGAAGTGGCCAAGCGCGAACACAATGCGCCGTTGTCCCAGGCCCTGAAGATCATCATGAACGCCTTCTACGGGGTGCTCGGTTCCAGCGGCTGCCGGTTCTTCGATACGCGGCTGGCGTCGTCGATCACGATGCGCGGGCACCAGATCATGCGCCAGACCCGTGAACTGGTCGAAGCCCAGGGTTATGAAGTGATCTACGGCGACACCGACTCCACGTTCGTCTGGCTCGGCAGCGCCCATTCCAATGAGGACGCCAGCCGTATCGGCCAGGCGCTGGTGCAGCAGGTCAACGACTGGTGGCGCAGCCATCTGCGCACCGAGTACGGCCTGCAAAGCGCCCTTGAACTGCAATACGAAACCCATTTCAGCCGCTTCCTGATGCCGACTATTCGTGGCGCGGAGGAGGGCAGCAAGAAGCGCTACGCCGGCCTGGTGGTGCGTGGCGATGGCAGCGAAGAGATGGTCTACAAGGGGCTGGAAACCGTGCGCAGTGACTGGTCGCCCCTGGCCCGGCAATTCCAGCAGGAGCTCTACCGGCGCATCTTCCATCGCCAGCCTCATCAGGATTATGTCCGCGATTACGTGCGTCGCACCTTGAGCGGCGAATTCGACGACCTGCTGATCTACCGCAAGCGCCTGCGCCGCGCGTTGCATGACTACGAACGCAACGTCCCGCCCCATGTGCGCGCGGCACGCCTGGCCGATGAATACAACGACCGTCTCGGGCGCCCGCGCCAGTACCAGCGCGGCGGCTGGATCAGCTATGTGATCAGCGTCAACGGCCCGGAGCCGCTGGAGGTGCGGCAAGCGCCGATCGACTACGATCATTATGTGACCCGGCAATTGCAGCCTGTAGCGGATGCGATTCTGCCGTTCGTGAACGATGATTTTGGCACTTTGGTGGGCGGTCAGATGGGCCTGTTCTAG
- a CDS encoding glutathione S-transferase family protein: protein MYILYGTDESGSCMIEIALQRCAAPWRRVEASSWQDGEGSEALARINPLKQIPTLVTPDGQVLTESAAILIHLGLEYPQAELLAGNRAQILRGLLYIAANCYSAIGIIDYPQRWLGDADEALQAQLTTGTRRYLHQAWVVFADQFADQLFTPGNVPNALGIMAAAVSRWDEAREALHNLAPGFAHTLERVDADPVVAPVFARHWPDWQVS, encoded by the coding sequence ATGTACATACTCTATGGCACCGACGAGTCCGGTTCCTGCATGATCGAAATCGCCCTGCAACGCTGTGCTGCGCCGTGGCGTCGCGTGGAGGCCAGTTCCTGGCAGGACGGCGAGGGCAGCGAAGCCCTTGCGCGCATCAATCCCTTGAAACAGATTCCTACCCTGGTCACTCCTGATGGCCAGGTGCTGACCGAAAGCGCCGCTATCCTGATCCACCTGGGCCTTGAGTATCCCCAGGCCGAGCTGCTGGCCGGCAACCGCGCGCAGATTCTGCGCGGCCTGCTGTATATCGCCGCCAATTGCTATTCGGCCATCGGCATCATCGACTACCCGCAACGCTGGCTGGGCGACGCGGATGAAGCCCTGCAAGCGCAACTGACCACCGGCACACGGCGCTATCTGCATCAGGCCTGGGTGGTGTTCGCCGATCAATTTGCCGACCAGTTGTTTACCCCCGGCAATGTCCCAAACGCACTGGGCATCATGGCGGCGGCGGTGTCGCGCTGGGATGAGGCGCGGGAAGCGTTGCACAATCTGGCGCCAGGCTTTGCCCACACCCTGGAGCGGGTGGATGCCGACCCGGTTGTTGCACCCGTGTTCGCCCGGCATTGGCCGGATTGGCAGGTCTCGTAA